The following coding sequences lie in one Sesamum indicum cultivar Zhongzhi No. 13 linkage group LG9, S_indicum_v1.0, whole genome shotgun sequence genomic window:
- the LOC105169968 gene encoding BTB/POZ domain-containing protein At3g44820 isoform X1, whose protein sequence is MAPAGKISEFHRDENDWFCNASLPSDITLVVDGMYFHLHKFPLISRCGRIANIVKESRSTIDKTFKVLEEFPGGADTFFMIVKFCYSGQVEFTPKNVVMLYCAADYLDMTDDYGEDNLLSRAESFFHKHILRQWKDCILALQNCEPVIPRADKLQIISRCLNALSVMVCTDRSLFGWPMMMYGRMQSPGGSILWNGINTGARIDTSESDWWFEDISCLCIELFEKLIQTMAAKGIRPRNLTRAIMYYCKKYLPGLDRRQGGQTGVSTKVVSFSTAPAAIDEGALLQRVVKFLPEKKGKSFCRFLLGLLRVALILGINHTYQDLLEKKIGIQLELATLDGIIIPSYSDSDTLYNTDCVERMIHHFVHSEPSVTSISPISLDLETSPSSERLKRVGKLVDNYIAEVASDVNLKPGKVRSLAEALPESSRSLHDGLYRALDIYFKAHPWLLEKEREQMCTIIDFQKLSIDACAHASQNKRLPLRVILQILFFEQLQLRTSLAGCLHALDAESAPAASATATNEITDQIAQRGGWVTVIHENQVLKVDMARMRSRVGELEEEFSKIKEEMKKVKKSHSYHSSPRFVTGGLGCKLLPRSSDAQSGLVESSVATPRALVEQAQPSTSHAPHRHSLSSF, encoded by the exons GTTCTGTAATGCAAGTTTGCCGAGCGATATCACACTGGTGGTGGATGGCATGTACTTCCATCTTCACAAG tttccTCTTATTTCAAGATGTGGAAGGATAGCTAACATTGTCAAAGAATCTAGAAGTACCATTGATAAGACGTTCAAAGTACTTGAAGAATTTCCAGGTGGTGCTGATACATTTTTCATGATAGTTAAATTCTGTTACAGTGGCCAGGTAGAGTTTACACCAAAGAACGTGGTAATGCTGTATTGCGCGGCTGACTATCTCGATATGACTGATGATTATGGTGAAGATAATTTATTGTCAAGGGCCGAAAGTTTCTTCCATAAGCATATTCTACGCCAGTGGAAAGATTGCATTTTGGCTCTGCAAAATTGTGAACCAGTTATTCCAAGAGCTGACAAACTTCAAATTATAAGTAGGTGCCTGAATGCTTTGTCTGTGATGGTTTGTACTGATCGCAGTTTATTTGGATGGCCCATGATGATGTATGGCCGTATGCAGAGCCCTGGAGGTAGCATCCTGTGGAATGGGATAAATACTGGTGCAAGGATAGATACTAGTGAATCTGACTGGTGGTTTGAGGACATCTCCTGTCTCTGCATAGAGTTGTTTGAGAAACTAATTCAAACAATGGCAGCCAAAGGAATAAGGCCTAGAAATTTAACACGTGCTATTATGTACTATTGTAAGAAATACCTTCCTGGTTTGGACCGACGTCAGGGAGGACAAACTGGTGTATCTACAAAAGTTGTTAGTTTCAGCACAGCACCGGCTGCCATTGATGAAGGTGCACTCTTGCAGAGGGTTGTGAAGTTTCTGCCTGAGAAGAAGGGTAAATCTTTTTGTCGTTTTCTACTGGGACTTTTACGTGTGGCTTTAATCTTAGGAATTAACCATACATACCAGGATttgttggaaaagaaaataggtATACAGCTAGAATTGGCAACCCTAGATGGTATAATAATACCTAGTTATTCAGATTCTGATACTTTGTATAACACTGATTGTGTTGAGAGGATGATTCATCATTTTGTACATTCTGAACCGAGTGTAACTTCTATATCTCCAATATCACTTGACCTTGAAACATCTCCATCATCCGAGCGCTTGAAGAGAGTTGGTAAATTGgtagataattatattgcaGAAGTTGCTTCTGATGTGAACTTGAAACCTGGAAAGGTTCGTTCATTGGCAGAGGCCTTGCCAGAATCTTCCAGGTCTTTGCATGATGGACTATACCGGGCGTTGGATATATACTTTAAG GCACACCCCTGGCTCTTGGAGAAGGAGAGGGAGCAGATGTGCACAATTATTGATTTCCAGAAGCTCTCAATTGATGCTTGTGCCCATGCATCTCAAAATAAAAGGTTGCCACTTAGAGTCATATTACAAATCTTGTTCTTTGAGCAGCTGCAGTTGAGAACGTCTTTGGCCGGCTGTCTCCATGCTTTGGATGCTGAAAGTGCCCCTGCAGCTTCAGCTACTGCCACTAACGAAATAACTGATCAAATAGCTCAGCGAGGCGGGTGGGTAACAGTCATCCATGAGAATCAGGTTCTCAAAGTGGACATGGCAAGAATGAGGTCTAGAGTCGGAGAACTAGAAGAAGAATTCAGTAAAATTAAGGAAGAGATGAAAAAGGTGAAGAAGTCACATAGTTACCATAGTTCTCCTCGCTTTGTAACTGGAGGGCTTGGATGCAAACTGCTTCCAAGGTCTTCAGATGCCCAATCTGGCCTTGTGGAGAGCTCGGTAGCAACACCAAGAGCGTTGGTTGAGCAGGCACAACCGTCCACCAGTCATGCTCCGCACCGGCATAGCCTCTCTTCGTTTTAG
- the LOC105169968 gene encoding BTB/POZ domain-containing protein At3g44820 isoform X2, which yields MKMTGSVMQVCRAISHWWWMACTSIFTSGQVEFTPKNVVMLYCAADYLDMTDDYGEDNLLSRAESFFHKHILRQWKDCILALQNCEPVIPRADKLQIISRCLNALSVMVCTDRSLFGWPMMMYGRMQSPGGSILWNGINTGARIDTSESDWWFEDISCLCIELFEKLIQTMAAKGIRPRNLTRAIMYYCKKYLPGLDRRQGGQTGVSTKVVSFSTAPAAIDEGALLQRVVKFLPEKKGKSFCRFLLGLLRVALILGINHTYQDLLEKKIGIQLELATLDGIIIPSYSDSDTLYNTDCVERMIHHFVHSEPSVTSISPISLDLETSPSSERLKRVGKLVDNYIAEVASDVNLKPGKVRSLAEALPESSRSLHDGLYRALDIYFKAHPWLLEKEREQMCTIIDFQKLSIDACAHASQNKRLPLRVILQILFFEQLQLRTSLAGCLHALDAESAPAASATATNEITDQIAQRGGWVTVIHENQVLKVDMARMRSRVGELEEEFSKIKEEMKKVKKSHSYHSSPRFVTGGLGCKLLPRSSDAQSGLVESSVATPRALVEQAQPSTSHAPHRHSLSSF from the exons GTTCTGTAATGCAAGTTTGCCGAGCGATATCACACTGGTGGTGGATGGCATGTACTTCCATCTTCACAAG TGGCCAGGTAGAGTTTACACCAAAGAACGTGGTAATGCTGTATTGCGCGGCTGACTATCTCGATATGACTGATGATTATGGTGAAGATAATTTATTGTCAAGGGCCGAAAGTTTCTTCCATAAGCATATTCTACGCCAGTGGAAAGATTGCATTTTGGCTCTGCAAAATTGTGAACCAGTTATTCCAAGAGCTGACAAACTTCAAATTATAAGTAGGTGCCTGAATGCTTTGTCTGTGATGGTTTGTACTGATCGCAGTTTATTTGGATGGCCCATGATGATGTATGGCCGTATGCAGAGCCCTGGAGGTAGCATCCTGTGGAATGGGATAAATACTGGTGCAAGGATAGATACTAGTGAATCTGACTGGTGGTTTGAGGACATCTCCTGTCTCTGCATAGAGTTGTTTGAGAAACTAATTCAAACAATGGCAGCCAAAGGAATAAGGCCTAGAAATTTAACACGTGCTATTATGTACTATTGTAAGAAATACCTTCCTGGTTTGGACCGACGTCAGGGAGGACAAACTGGTGTATCTACAAAAGTTGTTAGTTTCAGCACAGCACCGGCTGCCATTGATGAAGGTGCACTCTTGCAGAGGGTTGTGAAGTTTCTGCCTGAGAAGAAGGGTAAATCTTTTTGTCGTTTTCTACTGGGACTTTTACGTGTGGCTTTAATCTTAGGAATTAACCATACATACCAGGATttgttggaaaagaaaataggtATACAGCTAGAATTGGCAACCCTAGATGGTATAATAATACCTAGTTATTCAGATTCTGATACTTTGTATAACACTGATTGTGTTGAGAGGATGATTCATCATTTTGTACATTCTGAACCGAGTGTAACTTCTATATCTCCAATATCACTTGACCTTGAAACATCTCCATCATCCGAGCGCTTGAAGAGAGTTGGTAAATTGgtagataattatattgcaGAAGTTGCTTCTGATGTGAACTTGAAACCTGGAAAGGTTCGTTCATTGGCAGAGGCCTTGCCAGAATCTTCCAGGTCTTTGCATGATGGACTATACCGGGCGTTGGATATATACTTTAAG GCACACCCCTGGCTCTTGGAGAAGGAGAGGGAGCAGATGTGCACAATTATTGATTTCCAGAAGCTCTCAATTGATGCTTGTGCCCATGCATCTCAAAATAAAAGGTTGCCACTTAGAGTCATATTACAAATCTTGTTCTTTGAGCAGCTGCAGTTGAGAACGTCTTTGGCCGGCTGTCTCCATGCTTTGGATGCTGAAAGTGCCCCTGCAGCTTCAGCTACTGCCACTAACGAAATAACTGATCAAATAGCTCAGCGAGGCGGGTGGGTAACAGTCATCCATGAGAATCAGGTTCTCAAAGTGGACATGGCAAGAATGAGGTCTAGAGTCGGAGAACTAGAAGAAGAATTCAGTAAAATTAAGGAAGAGATGAAAAAGGTGAAGAAGTCACATAGTTACCATAGTTCTCCTCGCTTTGTAACTGGAGGGCTTGGATGCAAACTGCTTCCAAGGTCTTCAGATGCCCAATCTGGCCTTGTGGAGAGCTCGGTAGCAACACCAAGAGCGTTGGTTGAGCAGGCACAACCGTCCACCAGTCATGCTCCGCACCGGCATAGCCTCTCTTCGTTTTAG
- the LOC105169969 gene encoding protein RETICULATA-RELATED 1, chloroplastic, with amino-acid sequence MSSVCSPGGGFTVAKPHNSLHQYTSRSAVVEFTIFARFGPLNQRIRHGKLLRIQCSEPEAVTETIHLSENFEEPKLDNNGGGGDGGNGRFPLGGGGNGGWGGEGDGGDGDEEEFGPIIKYDEILIEAERRGAVLPADMLEAAKATGLRSLILTRYLDFQGSAGPLGFLMRYCPMLRNRMLADPSFLFKVGTEVVIDSCCATFAEVKKRGKDFWAEFELYAADLLVGIVVDIALVGMLAPYARIGKQSVSSGFLGRLNHVCGALPSSVFEAERPGIRFSLQQRIATYFYKGVLYGSVGFGCGLIGQGIANTIMTAKRSITKSEEDIPVPPLVKSAALWGVFLAVSSNTRYQVINGLERLVEASPLAKQIPPVAMAFTVGVRFANNIYGGMQFVDWAKWSGVQ; translated from the exons ATGTCGTCCGTATGCTCACCAGGCGGCGGCTTTACAGTCGCGAAGCCTCACAATTCACTGCATCAGTATACAAGCAGAAGCGCCGTTGTGGAGTTCACCATCTTCGCGAGGTTTGGGCCTTTGAATCAGCGAATCCGCCACGGGAAGCTGCTCCGGATACAGTGCTCCGAGCCGGAGGCCGTTACCGAGACGATTCATTTGTCGGAAAATTTTGAGGAACCGAAGCTTGATAATAATGGCGGCGGCGGAGATGGCGGGAACGGGCGGTTTCCTCTTGGTGGCGGCGGGAATGGGGGCTGGGGTGGAGAGGGAGATGGGGGTGATGGTGATGAGGAGGAGTTTGGGCCGATAATAAAGTATGACGAGATTTTGATTGAGGCAGAAAGACGAGGTGCGGTTCTGCCTGCTGATATGCTTGAAGCGGCGAAAGCCACGGGGCTTCGAAGTTTAATTCTTACTCGGTACTTGGATTTTCAG GGTTCCGCTGGGCCTTTAGGATTTTTGATGAGATACTGCCCGATGCTTCGGAACAGAATGCTGGCTGATccctcatttttgtttaaagtTGGAACCGAG GTGGTAATTGATTCCTGTTGTGCAACATTTGCGGAGGTtaagaaaagaggaaaagacTTCTGGGCAGAGTTTGAATTATATGCAGCAGATCTTTTAGTGGGTATAGTTGTTGACATTGCTTTGGTTGGTATGTTGGCACCTTATGCTCGAATAGGCAAGCAGTCTGTATCTAGTGGCTTTCTTGGCCGTCTAAACCATGTTTGTGGGGCTCTTCCCAGCAG TGTTTTCGAAGCAGAGAGACCAGGAATCAGATTTTCATTGCAGCAGAGGATCGCGACGTACTTCTACAAG GGTGTATTATATGGCTCAGTTGGATTTGGTTGTGGCCTTATTGGTCAAGGCATTGCAAATACGATCATGACCGCTAAAAG GAGCATCACGAAGTCGGAAGAGGATATACCTGTGCCCCCCTTAGTGAAAAGTGCTGCACTCTGGG GTGTTTTTCTTGCGGTGTCTTCGAACACCCGCTATCAAGTCATAAATGGATTGGAACGTCTTGTTGAAGCCTCACCTTTGGCCAAGCAAATCCCGCCTGTTGCTATGGCTTTCACTGTGGGTGTACGGTTTGccaataatatttatggtGGAATGCAGTTTGTTGATTGGGCTAAATGGAGTGGGGTTCAATAG